In Desulfatiglans anilini DSM 4660, the sequence GGACGCGGGGGCTTCTTCAGGGTGGGTTCCGACGGCTGGAGCCCGCAAAAGCCGGCAAGCAAAATCTTCCATGCGTATGCCGATGTCGTTCGGGGCTTCGATTCTGTCCAGATAGGCCAGGCGGCATCCTTCGTAAAAGAGAACCGCAACGTTGAAGACACGGGCAAACTACTACAGCTGCGGCGGAATGGCAATGATAGAGTTTAGGGCTTGCACCTGTCCAGGCAGACTGACCGACGCCCCTTCCGGGCGGATTTAAAGCATTGGGGGTGGTGTATGGAGCGCAGCTCGCATGGCGTGGGGGCGGAGGGCACGGGCAAGGGTGGATCAGCCTCGAGAAGGCTCAAGATCGCTATCTTGCACCCGGAACTGGGCATCGGCGGCGCTGAGCGGCTGATGGTCGATGCGGCCGTGGAACTGAGCGCCCTGGGGCACGAGGTTCGCATTTTTACGGCTCGATACGATCCAGGTCGATCTTTTGCTGAGACGTCTACGGGCGGTTTTTCTATCGCGGTCCGCGGCCGTCCAGTGCCCGGCGCCGTCCGCAATCGTTTCCGCGCCGTCTTTTCAATTGTCCGCATGCTGCTTTTGTCCTTTTCCACACGGGTGGGCGAGTTCAAACCGGATATCTTCCTTTGCGATCTCGTTCCCCACGTGCTACCGTTCCTTCAATGGATCACAGGCAAACCGGTGGTGTTTTACTGCCACTACCCCGATCTTTTACTCACTCCTGTCAGGCAGGGCGCTTACACATGGTACCGGATATTCTTCGACCGGCTGGAGAAACGGGCCATGAGGCTTCATGCGGATCAGATCCTCGTCAATAGCGAATTTACAGCGAAAGTCTTTCGTGATACCTTTCAAGGTTTGAAATACCCGGAGCCATCGGTGGTGTATCCCGGCGTCCCTGTCGAACGATTCGCATCCGGCAGCCCCCCCCG encodes:
- a CDS encoding glycosyltransferase, which produces MERSSHGVGAEGTGKGGSASRRLKIAILHPELGIGGAERLMVDAAVELSALGHEVRIFTARYDPGRSFAETSTGGFSIAVRGRPVPGAVRNRFRAVFSIVRMLLLSFSTRVGEFKPDIFLCDLVPHVLPFLQWITGKPVVFYCHYPDLLLTPVRQGAYTWYRIFFDRLEKRAMRLHADQILVNSEFTAKVFRDTFQGLKYPEPSVVYPGVPVERFASGSPPRLEGLMQLEPDDLFILSLNRFDPRKNLGLAIESLDCLRQEIGPETFSHMWLVMAGGYDESLPENRDVLEDLRGLAQRLGLLDRVVFLKSVTDEQRAGLLKGCHCLVYTSQDEHFGIGIVEGMAASRPVVAVNRGGPLETVIDGVTGFLRENEPEAFARALALLVAEPGLADRMGAAGCVRAQQLFSREAFGRRLDVNLRSVLNRYARD